agaaaatttcgaagTGAAACGGAAAGCAATCGGTAAAGAATCAAAATCGTTTGACGTAATAGACTAAAATCAATGCTTTATGTCGTTCTGAAATGCAGTTAGAGTTACCGACGATAGCCGCCATGTTTGTTTGCCAATGAAAAATGGCGATTGGTGTAACCTTCTCATACACAACCTTACCTAAAACAATGCCTGACCCAAAATCTGATTTGAGCGCTACAACCATTCCTTTACTCATAGCGCTTTCCACAGACAAATGATAATAGATGGCTCTGGCTTTCCAACACGCTCTTACATTATCGCACAAATTCCAATTAAAAGTGAGTACAAGCGATGTCCCATTTTTCGTAGTCTGTATAGTCGATTTGGATGGGCCCTATGTCGTCACAACCTTTGAGTCAATTTTGCTGGCTAACTCGATGTATCGTGATGACGCACATCCACGTTCTGCAAGACGTCACGAATAAAagaaactttcaaattttaattgttttttattgtgAATCTGCTCTGCATTGAGTCTACTCCTGCAGGCTACATGTCAAcagtaatttttgaaaatttctgtcAACCTATTTGTACAGAGTCTTgttgattcaatcattttaaAAGAATGGATGAGTGCTGACGACAGGTCCCGGCAAGTTGATGGTATCTTGAAGCACGTCCCAATGTTCGTGAATAATGCCACATTCAAATCGGAAAATGTCCACAATGGCGAATACGCTGCCCAATCTAGTGATTGGGAATTTGCTGTGGACCCAAACAAAGTCTCCTGCCGAAATCATTCGTTGAATTTCCACATTTACCGGTGGCCCGCCCAAAGTGCCAGTTGTTACAAGCTCTACAACCTGGTCGCGACCGTCTCTATCGAATGGATTGTGTTCAATGTGATTGAGAGCATAGTACTTGTCGATGTTGCTAACATTTTTCTGGCTGAACACTTCGCTGTATACTTTACGGAGAAGTGCTTCGTTGGCGGCAGGGTTCGGTATGCAACCACCAGCATCTAAAACTGGTGGCGGTCCAGGTGGAGGACTTGGTGGTGATGGAGGAAGTGGATTACAATTTGGTGATTGTCCTGAACCGCCGAAGaatggtggtggtggtggtggtccGAATCCTCGTGGAGCTCCGAATGGCGGTGGACCCCAGTTTTGTGCTTCAGGTGAAGCATAAACCTGagcattaaaattatttacaaaatttaatcaatcaatcaactGACGGCAGAAATTACCTGACAAACTACAACAGCAGCAAATAAAGCAATTGATATTTTCGACATCATAGCTTCAATTGATGTGAAAGACAAATTCGTTCGTCTTTTTATAATGCGCCAAACTTAATTCTAATTAATTTAGATTAATTCGAATCGAGTGTTAACAGTATTACATCTGCCGAAAAGCAAACATTCCGACAATATTCATACAGTCACTCTGGACGTCATAGATTATAGTACGGTGCTAGATACGAagcgattttcaaagattttgtgcgagtcgaattttcgaaaataaattttgtggaagGACTGAGACTGCGATGCACTATTCAACGTATTAATATTCCTTTCGCCCATTGACTGTCATTCTACTATTGACAGTACAGTACCATTAATTTGCAATAATTTGACGTCATTGTCATAAATAGATCGAAGCACTCGACCTTACAACTTTAACTGTGAGATATGCGCAAAATGGATTGATCTTAGCGAAGCGAAGCGTTTAGGAATGGTCTTTGACGAAAAGGCATGTCGTCCTTAATGATTGGACTACAACACCTAAATAATACCTACCCTTAAGCCGTACGTACTTTATGGATGACACCTAACCGTAGCATGTGCATAAATTTGATCAACAGAAGCTtcagcaattttttgaattttaaatttcaatttcaacaagTGTGGTCTTAATGCATATTCTTTCATCAATATTTAACTTAACTTTTACGTCATAGATTGATATTGAAAATACGTTAGGTACGAATCTATGACGACAAATGAttctatttttaaactttgaacATTGTCCGTATTTTCTCGATAAACACTCAATTCAATGTTCAATTGTACGACTTTTTAGTCTGAACATTGCAGACATAGTCCAGTAACCATAGAAGTGCCCGTGTCCATGAAAGGTGCACAGCACGGGATGTCTTGGGTGATTTGGATAGCCCTTGATTGGTACcctgaaaaagaaaagttcggGTTCCAAGCTGAGATCCTGTCAGTTTTCGGGAAGAGGAAGGGGTAAGTCTGTAGTGCATTATCTCAGTTTCCTACCCTTTTCGAACCCTCTGgacaaaatatttcgtattATTATGGATGACGTCGATagtgaattaaatttcctacaacaaagaagttttttcaaattttttggacAACACAGGGTGGTCCAAAAATGTGGTCAAGgggaagaaatattttgaaacaattCTTGTGTAACAATTATCTATCGGCATCatccataataatttgaaatattttgttcagagTGTTCGAAAAGGGTCGGATACTGAGATAGTGACTTCCATCTACTTTTCCCGAAAACTGACAGGATTTCATCTTGGCACccgaacttttctttttcatggTACCAAGGGCTATCCCAATCACCCAAGACATCCAGTGCATCTTTCATGGACATGGACACTTCCATGGTTACTGCATTTCCACTCAGTGTGATTTGCGGGAATAATTTTATCTATTTTATCAGTGGCTACTACATTGGTGTGTAATCAGCGGAAGATGTACCAATGACATAGTGCAGTGTTTACAAAAGACAAATTGCCACCTATAATGGTTACCAGCTGGTGCTTTAAAAAACGATTGTGACACCATTTGGGTACCATTATTTAAGATATTCAAAGTTTGGAATGTCTGTGGAACTTTGtctttagccccgtacgaagtacgaaggggcttataggattacgatgccgtgtgtaattgatggaattcgaagcagacggtaagggcaaagtgtttgcctatgttcatagataacgaatccgcaataaaaattttgtctgtccgtctgtccgtctgtcacgtcaatatcttgagtaaatcaaatccgatttcaaaaaattttttttccctgaaaggtagttgaaatagtgaggctaagttcgaagatgggcgattttgggtcgacccctcccgagctggggccccataagtgatttaacgttttccaaagatttctctggccatttaaaggctacacttgtaagtgatacatcaaatgaaaggtaattacaatacctatccacaaaaaaaaagtttatggaaattggatgaccgactcgtgagttagaccccttggtgtgaactaggtacagggcggcaatccgtttttgcttgtaggttagtcaaatttgaacggatttagatggattttgatttattagataggtattgaccgtaccaatcagggaaaaaaaagtttatgaaattcggtttaccggagcgtgagctaggtctcttggagtgagcttatatgtggctactcggccgtacagtgaaggtggtgttttttgttaatatctcgagcaaaatttaaccgaatttcatgaatttttttttgtttgaaaggtactaacgaatgtaaagcagccgttgtactttccacctcctaacaaaatggccgtcggccgctattttggatttttgtaaaatcaatataaataggtgaaaatgataattccaaaatcactgatcagtgggaagtgtagtttgtgttacttttgaaaggaacgtcgtacggggcttcgtaattgcgctatgcgcaatttttaagacgtacacattgcataagaattttacgacgtttaagtcacgggcgcaataggcttacggtaagagtagggcgacggacgaagtagggtcacgtgcgcaatagatgtactgGTTtctacggggctcagtcgcagcaaacgctccgactgttctgacggctcgtttagTCATGAAACTTTGCGCTGACAGTATGAGAGGTGACGTTAGCTCATACCTTGAGTATATGTAGTTgactttataaataaaatgttgcgATGCCGAACCCAACTTTATACATTAGATTAGCAAAActaaaacgaaacgaaaatgaattttctcttaCTCTCTCTCAGATAATGCAATTAGACGGAGTACTTAAGTATACTTACGAGTTGTACCATTCATGGAAATAGTTACCTCATAATTCCAACGGAACCACAATAAAACGGAATACGAAAATGTTCCGTTATGTAACCAAACGCCGCCGACACGCATTCACCGGCATAATGTTTTCTGAGTTTTGGATAAATTTCGATGGAAAAAAAGtggaagaaaagaaaattgaagcaGTTCGTTTAATGGGTGGTATGTGCACGGCCATTTATCTTAATCTATTCTaattgggtttttttttactgctcTGCTCttaatgaattttatggaGACTTCAGAAAGATTTTCTCTGTCAGTTCGTTTAGGCCGTGTTTATTatatgaaaacgaaaaattacaacaatttGAAACGACTTTTGTTGGTTTATGTGAGTGGAAGGGCACACTCAATAAAAACGAGAAATTTGTTAAGTTCCATATAATTAGCCGTCTGTGCTCTTTTAGGCACATTTTTTGAGGGTCGCTTTTCATGAGTATCTtctgaaaaattgtgaaacttTTTATTAATGTCGTTTGGAGCTTATACTGGATTAAGTTGGTGGATCATGCTTCGCCGACTGAATCTACAGCCGTTCACAATTGTGAATTGTTTAGGCCTAAACCGCTCTTCACTCCGTTTAATGACccttttcaaaaaacataCACAATTACTCTCAATCTTTGTGTCTCTCTCTTTCCATTATTGTAAAACGCTTTACGATCGAAAACGGAGAACTTTTTTGTAAACGGATACTGTGCGATTCGTTCTTAAGCCCTGACTTACACTTACGAAAAAAGCATTCAGCTTtctctttaaacaatagaaaggAAGCGTAAGTTGAATTCACAGCCGTCCCTTTTGCCTTCGTTTAGCTCTCAGTTTACGTGACGTTTACGTTTCAAAATGTAGCTCTCCACGGTCGTCAATTTTACAGCCGTTTTTCCTCCGTTTTCCGTcgtaacattgaaaattggaattaaAACAATGCAAAAGCCATCTAAACAATAGAAACGGCATGTAATAGTCCGACTGTCACAGTCTTCCGTTTTGTCACCGTGCTCTATTCAGCCTTGACTTGATTTCGACTTACCAAAAGAGagactccgtgtgagagacaaactggaatttttttcaatttttgctttgccacgctctctcacggctgtaccatggagtactttttgttgagtggaaactttaaatttgtttcgttttcacGACTTTGCTAAATTGTGagagaaaatcataaaatttgtcTAAGATGCTGCGGCAAAGTGCTCAATCTACTACTATCCATCTACTACTACTGTGTTGCACAGGAACTTGCTACATTTAGCTCCAAAGCCTGCCGACTCGACGTGTTATGAGTGAATTCGCCGGGACTCACTGAAGATGAAAATCGTCCCTCGATCTCATTGGGTATCTATGCACTAATAACCTCTCAATCAAAAGTTACCACTTGCATCTGATGATGGGGCAACAAACCGTTTCTCAATATGGAAATAAACGGTAATGTCGTAGCGTACGCGTTTTGTTTAACGCCTCACCAGTCCAATCAGTGCCGCACCGGGAATTCGGGGAGGGATTCTCGAAGGGCATTTTGCAGtgatttatttgtaaaatttaaatctcaTTTATTACTGAAATGTTCCCTTTCCATTCGCCTATGACATGGTTGCTCACCTGTTTGTGGAAGGTGTTACCAGAGATTCGAACCGTAAACAAGTCAAGGTCTTGATATCAATTTGAAGCGGTCAGTAATAACGTGTCCTGTGTCAAGTAAAATGAATTTGCGCCTGAGGGAACTATGAATTTTCTTTACGTTTCCGATGCATTGGGTTTCATGCAAGTTTTACAGTTAGGTCTTTGTAACCAAccatttgataaataaattttaataatctGGCAATATAGTCTTTTGGGTTCAAGAGCTGCTGTGTCGTAAGCAGAACGAAAGCATATGATGGTCCTactttttcaacagaaaaaaaacttttggttCAAAGAAACCGTCGAAAAACGAATACTTTCCGTCTTTAAAGGTCAATTTATTGTTCATTccgaaagaaacaaatttttattttattttgctcgGCCGACTTGCGGTTGCATTTAGTCGCTCGTCCAATTTACCGTTTgtcaaaaattggtttcatCGGTATGTAAGAGGGGGCCATTGTGTCCGGTGAATCCAGTAACACTTCGTAGTCGGTTTCGCCTTGCTTGAAATAATTCGGTTGCATTGCAACGTACTGTTGATTTAGGTCACTGTAGTGCTGTGAAACAAATCAACACCAAAACGTTACACGCCACAAAAAGCATCAATTTCCTGTCTGTGAATGAATATTCACCTCAGCTTGTCCATCTTGCAGTAGTTTTCCGAATTTCTCTTGCAAATCATTGAATGTTGGCCTCGTTTCCGGATTCACATTCCAACAGTTCAACATGATGCAGTAGACCTAAGACGATATTCGTAAAATGATTTCGCAGAACCGGTAAAATGTGAAGGACACGTTTGTACCTCTTCCTTTGCATGTTCTGGTTTATCCATACGATAACCGTCTGTTAGTTTAACGAATAAATCGTGATCGGCGTTCATGCCGGGATATGGTGTTTGTCCTAAAGTAAACAGCTCCCACCTGGAAATAAAGTGCGTCCACAAGAAATGCGAACTGCGGCAACACACAATAAATCAGTCCAACACTTACATAAGAACACCGAATGACCAGACATCGGTGAATGTGCTGAATATCTGGTCGCGAATCGATTCAATGGCAAGCCACTTAAACGGCAGAGGTGTCTGTGAAAAGCCAACGCAgttcaaaaacgaaaaatttaattcgtttgTCTGTTGTGGTACACTCACCTGGCCCTGCTTCACATAATTACAATATTTGTACATTGACCTTGCCAAACCGAAATCGCATATCTTAACGACATTACCATCACACAACAGAACATTACGAGCGGCCAAGTCACCGTGAAGCACTTTTCTCGATGACAAATATTCCATTCCCCTCGCAATTTGGAACAGCCAACAGACTAGATCTGTCGTCGTGATTGAATTCACCGATGCACCGACATCTGTACCTACTGGGATGTCAACGGTAATTATTGAGCAGACACACAATTTAAAGAACTGCCGGATTTACCATTTGTTGCTTCCGTAATTTCGGCATTTTCTAGATACGTTCCATCACTTTGGTTGTGACTGAAACACGGTCTTATGTATTTTAAATTGCTCTGTTCCTTGCCTACCACGATGGCCGGATGAATGGAATCGTTTTCGATGTTCACTTGATCCACGAACAAATTCCGGTTTTCGGACaaaaaagtttgcaaatttccAAAACGACAAAATTCTACAATGAGCATCAGTTCGCCTGGTTGACGGCATTTTTAATCGGAAAGAAGAttgttttaatgttaaaaaatttttgctgatttttCTTACGCTTCACAATATTCTTGGTGACGGCGCCCAGTAAATTGACAACATTCAAATGCCGTCCCATGTGAACCATTATCTTCAGTTCCGTAACCAACGCAACGACTTCCTAAAATTGAATCTACTTTCGCCAGAACCTACGAATTGTTAGTAAATGTGCGCTCACCTCATTTCCGGCCGTTTCTTTAAGCTTTTTCACAGCGACCACGGTTTCATCTTCCGTCGCCAATATTCCAATAGCCAGTCCTTTTAATACAACACCAAACGCGCCACATCCTAACATCTTTCCTGATGACGCAGTAATTTGATTACTGTTATTCGAAGCATGAGCTGGAAGATCTTACCCAACTTCagatttttctttggaaaCTCGTACTGTTCGTCATACGGCAGGAAATCAACTTGCTCGTGTAACGGCAAGTTTGGGTTTATGGCATCTGGGTTACCATCAAGATTGAAATCTTTCAATGCGTCCAATTCTTGCCGTAACTGGAAAGTGGGGGAAAAGTTAAATTATTGATTCAAGCACAGGACCACCTCGTCATACTTTTCGGTTTCGTAGAACCGCATATACTGAGACAATGGTAAAGACTAGCGACATCAGTACAATTGCTCCAATTATCCAAGCGACATTTGTTAATCCGCctgaaagacaaaaaaaaaacaattttttggttaattaCGTCAGGTGAGCAAGAAAGGCACTCGGCTCTATACTTTTGACTGTTAAGTTGAATATCTGCTGAGCCGATCCGAGACGATTTGATCCCATGCACTTGAAGTTGCCGCCATCACTGAGGTCTGTTTTGATAATGTCCAACGTTTTCATATCGTCAGCGAGTCTGTACTTGGTGCCGTTTCTTATCAATTCTACATTTTTGTACCACCGAATATTCGGACGCGGATGACCAATAATGTTACATGTCAATCGAATCGGTTCGTCCAACTGCACTTCAATCACATCTTTTGCGGGTACTGTGTTGTCCACTACCGGTTTTTGTGGTTCTTTGAgagaagaatttaaattttggaatgagaGAGGAAGGTGCTTGGATAATGTGCATCTGTTTCACCGTAGACTTTTATGATCAACTCTTTAACTTCCAAAACGTTCGACTGTTCTGTATTGCTCATGTGACATTTGTATGTACCCGAATGGCTGGTTTTGATGGCATTCCAAGTAATACTTTCCTCGAACGAGTACGTCGAACGCAAGCTCTCAACTTTCACATCTAAGAggaatttgtgaaaatgttattGAGTCGGTCGAATCAATTCCACTAACCGTCACTCAATCGAACGGGTCGATCGTTAAGAGACCAGACTATTTCGGATAAGGTGTGTGCCGAAACTGCACACAAAATTGTCACATTATCACCGGCAACGATCTCCGTTTCATTATTCAATATCCGAACGTCGAATAAGCCGCTCTGTAAAAAACCAGAAAATCAACTTCAAAAGGCCGTTGGTGAAGGCAAGACCTTTTTACTTCAATATCtgtgacataaaaatttgcttcagaACTCCTTATTCCTTCAGAGTTAACTGCAATGCATTTAGCTATTCCAGTCTGTGTAGcgtttagcattaaaacagaTGTTTGAGTTGAAAGTGACTCTGACGTTGTATTAACCGATTCTGcctgcgaatttttttttcatttatttgcttTGACATTGTGAGCCTAAACATTTGCCGAAGGTTCATTTCTTTTGACGAAGCAAAGCTGCTCAAAATACCTCAATAAAACGATATTTGTCGAGAAAATTAGTCTCCTATATCGTAAGGAAATATTGCTCCGCATTAAAACACTTGACGATAGAAAATCACtgtgaaaatgtatgaaaatcagAAGGccaattaaatgaatttgatcTAGGATACCCGAGAAAGGGCCTTAAATAGCGAGCAATTTGTATGAAACTTCGCATTCAATAAAAGTAAGTTTCACGGGACACAAGTCCCAAATAGAAgtcttttatttcaaatctcaTACAAGTGGCGCAGCAGGAAGGATACAAACTGATATAATCAGTTTCAGCAGAAGTACGTGGACAATAGTGTGAAGTAATTAGGAAGGACTTGGCTGGCACTGCGTGTTGGAGTGTGGAACTCTCCAGTCAACCCTTtcttatttactttcattgagcGTTCACCGAGAAATTGGATCATTCGCTTTGGTGGTTCATTACGTCGTTGGTTACCAATACAGCCAAAACATTGGCTTCAATCTGGTCTGGTCATTCAATTCACAATACAACATAAACATTGGTTGTGGCTCGGTTGGATTTGGTCCGGTCGTTGGACTTGGCTaagcaataaaatcaaatcgaaCTTGgtagaccaaaaaaaaaaaaaaaaaaaaaaaaaaaaaaaaaaaaaaaaaaaaaatcaaatttgtttcaatcaTCCAATCGTTGGGCGTGCTTTGGTTTAGTCCGTCGAAATCGTTGGCAGTGCTTTGCCGAATTATTGGTCTGAGTTTTAGTCTGGACATTCGTTTAACGGTACAGccgaaaaaatccatttcaattATTGGTCTGACCCAGTCGTTGTCCGGTCTTTGATCCGAATCATTGGCTGAGTTTTAGTCTGGTCTGGTCATTCGTTTAACGATACAGCCGAAAATTTAGTTGTggctttatttcaattattggTCTGATCCAGTCGTTAGTCGGTCATTGGGTTTAAATATACAGATCGTCAAATTAGATAAATGCCCAAAATaagaatttcacattttacgaCGAAAGGAATAGAAGTCACGAGTCACAATTCAACAACCGTAGCAAGTGGTACTAAGTCAACACAAGTCGAGTCAAAAATTGCGACACAACCCAATagcaaaagagaccacttgGTAAAACACCCAGTTAAAGTAAAGAAGGCGAATTTATTCAAGAAAGAGGCAGAATACGCAGAGAAACCAAGAAAAAAGGAATCGAAAATTATTCTGGCCGAAATTAAAAAAGGAGCTGAAGAATTTATAGAAGTTGGAAAAAGAATAGCAAGTCGAAGATGTCAAGAAAGAATCAACGAGGTTCTGTGCGACGTTCATTCACAAGATTGTATAATGAGCTCACAGCGGAAATGGCAAAAGATGACAACAAAGATGAAGACTTAATACAATCTCTTTGGAAACGGTTGGAAGACAGGTTCAATCAGTTGGAAAAGATGGACGACGAAGTAATGAGTGAATTATGTGAAAGAGGTGTTGGGGAAGCAGAAATGGACGAAGAGTACGATCAAATTCAAGAGTATCGAGATAAATGGACGGATCTGAATAGGTCAGAAGGTTTGATAAGACAGCAAGAAAAAGATCAAGCTGAATTGGCATCTGTAACGTCGCAAGTCTCAACATCGCTCAAAGACAAGTCCCGTTataaattaccaaaattaaaattggtagAATTTAATGGAAGTCCTCGAGAATGGCTGACATTCTGGAGTCAATTCAAAGGAATCAATGATGACGAAAGCATGTCTTCAGAAGAGAAGTTCCAATATCTCATTCAAGCAACTGTTGACGGATCAGTTGCTCGCCGGGTAGTGAAAAGCTTTCCTCCAACGGGCGAAAACTACGAAAAAGCAATTCAGCACCTCAAGTCACGTTTCGGTAAAGAAAACGTATTAGTGGAAGTATACGTTCGCGATCTACTGAAACTAGTGTTGAAAAATACAAATGGAGAACAGCGGCTATCATTGGCAACATTGTACGACGAATTAGAAACACAGTTGAGATCATTAGAATCACTGGGAGTCACCTCAGACAAGTATGCAGCAATGTTATATCCATTAGTCGAATCGTCACTTTCCGAAGAGGTGTTGGTTGCATGGGAACGAATCAGGAATCAGCGTGGTGCTGTAACGGATGAAGATGAAGACCAACTGAAACAATTGATGAAATTCTTGCAAGGCGAAGTGGAAAGCAGTGTTCGTTTGAGTATGGCAAAGCGTGGAGTGATTTCAGACGACGAGTCTGAAGAACCATCATCTAAGAAACAACGGAAAATAGTTTTCGAGACCGCAACCACTACCGATTTATTCAGCAAGTCTTCTACGACAAACAAGTGTATTTTCTGTGGAAGGTTACACCAGAACTACGATTGTACAACGAAGCTGACATTGAATGAACGTTATGCAAAAATACGTGAagctggaaaatgtttcaaatgtcTACATGGAAATCATTTGGCAAGAAATTGTAAATCTTTAGTAAAATGTACGTCATGCTCTGGAACCCATTATAAGCTTCTTTGTACGAAAGACGGAAAGAGACCATTAAAGGAAATAAACGCTTATTCTGCCTATTCCGATGTTGATAATACTATATTGCAAACACTTCTCGTCAACATTGTCAGTCCAGTCAAGACACAGGCCGTAAGAGCTATGATTGACTCGGGGTCAGGTCGCTCGTACGTAACAAGCGCAGCTGTTAATAATTTTGGGTTGAAGTCCGTAGGAACCATAGAATTGGCTCATTCATTATTTGGTGGCTATGTTACTAGCCTGAAGAAACATTCAGTATATGATGTCGAGGTAATG
The sequence above is a segment of the Bradysia coprophila strain Holo2 unplaced genomic scaffold, BU_Bcop_v1 contig_70, whole genome shotgun sequence genome. Coding sequences within it:
- the LOC119083722 gene encoding cytokinesis protein sepA-like, which encodes MMSKISIALFAAVVVCQVYASPEAQNWGPPPFGAPRGFGPPPPPPFFGGSGQSPNCNPLPPSPPSPPPGPPPVLDAGGCIPNPAANEALLRKVYSEVFSQKNVSNIDKYYALNHIEHNPFDRDGRDQVVELVTTGTLGGPPVNVEIQRMISAGDFVWVHSKFPITRLGSVFAIVDIFRFECGIIHEHWDVLQDTINLPGPVVSTHPFF